The Anguilla anguilla isolate fAngAng1 chromosome 2, fAngAng1.pri, whole genome shotgun sequence genome contains the following window.
ataaacagaaaatgtacaattttatgCTATTTGTGAAACATTTGTTATAAGAGGCTTTAGGACAGCACTTTCCTATCAATTATGAATGAAGACTGACACGTAACTCTGATGGAGTTTTTGTAAGGTTGGGGCTGGCGAGCAATGTCAGAAGCGGACAATAAATCAACGGGGAGTCTAAAAGCTGACTGCGAACAGCAGTCAACCACTGAGCGAGGTaggagaaaggaaaaaggggAATAAACCCTGGCAAAAGGCCAAACAAAAGGCAATCCTCAAAAACAGGACGAAAGTCTCTTGACTGAGAACCAAAAACAACACACGCCTAGGTAAGTAAGATCTCTCAGCTCAAGCCTGAGACTAGCTGGAGATAACTCTATCCACAAATACCTTCTATGAAAAGTGACAACTCTCAAGTGCCCCGGTTGCTACGTGTTTAGCTCCCGTACCAGATAGCCATCGAGTAAGTCGCATCTAGCGCTCTAAATACCCAGGGCGTTACCAGCTGCTTGTAAAATGCAAGAGCACCGAGCAGAGGGAGTGAGGTCCCTATAAAGGGTAGACTCCAGGTGGCCCGAATCAGCAATTAGCAGGGAATGAGAAAGCGAGGGGCAGCACCACCGCAAGCACAGGCACATTACAGTTTTGCTCCGAAACATGTCAAtcttaattttttccccttgatgtaataatagtaattcaaCGAAATAGCCAAATAATCATTGTTCCCTTGATGTAGTAGTAGTCACTCCCAGATATTCAAATGTGAATTTGGTTTTTCATTTGGTTCTGTCTCAGGTAATAGAAATGCAATTGCTTTAGGCCTATTATCTGTCAATTTCATTGGTTAGATCTCGGCAAGGCTTATCTCACTAGCACATAAAAACGTGAGTCACACCTTACAGTTTACTCCACATTACAACCAGAGCCATACAGCTGTGAGGAATCAGCAACTGAACTGCCAAGATGGATGTAAGTATAGAGGATTTTCATCTAAAACATACACAACATAGAATCACAGAATACATGATACACATGgagtaattaatttgatttaataaattCAACTCAATCAAGTCGTTGAAATGctctttacattacataatGAAAGATGACACTTCTACAAAATATAGAGTTAGAGTAAAGGTGACTCGAACATATTAGTAAGGAAACTGTTTCTCAGTATGATGCCAACCCCAGCTCTGCTTGTGCGTGTAGATGGGGCACAGTCTTTGTATGGTGATGTATTAGTATTTTTTAGtattcttttgctttttttgattATCAGCAGCATGCTTTCATGCTGCTGATAATCACAAGAGAAATGCATGCATCAGTGTGAAAGAGGTTTGCATTTATGAAAAGGCCCTCATGATGCTTTCACCATACATGTTTCTGGTCTCTATTCTGTTATAAACAGTTAGTGGAGGTGAAAAACCTGATCTTCAAGCCAGGAATGGAACTGAAGGTCAACGGTGTCTTCGACGACAATCCAGAACGGTGAGTCATTTTTGCCTTTGTCTCTATGGGGCCTGTTACTCACTTTCTGAATCACTTGCTGACTTCGTCCATAATCATCCAcccatctttttaaaatgctggtGAAAACCATGCTCTCTAttcacttcctgctttcttATTGGTTGACCTGCCTTGTGCTACTCTGTTTCTCACCCAGTAACTCTATCAATGTGGGCCACACTTACGAAGACATTGCGCTGCACGTTGACATACGTTTCAACAGTGGAAATGACAAACGCCAATTGATCACGAACAGCAAGGCCAGCGGCAAATGGCAAGAAGAACTGAAAGATCCTAGATTCCCCTTCACAGCAGGGAAGGCATTTCAGGTGAGGCCTTTGACAGGGAGACCATGGCCCAGCGCCAATTCACCTCCTAATCACTCTGCCCATACACTCATTTTGCACACTCACAAGAATCGCCATCTTGTACAAGGGTTGTCCCACAGCTGAGTGAAATTTCAGTAAGGGACAGTAGATGTTCTGCTCTCCGATGCTCCctcaaaaacaaggaaattaaaGTGCTGGCGAGTTAAAAATTAAAGCGAGTGCTGACCCAGCAGGCATTGCGTTGCTCAATGCTGTTACCAAAGTTGTTAAAGCATCGCAGAACTAACTACATTTATCATGGTCATCACTGTGTTTTCTCAAATGATGCAGATTTTGTCAATTAAAGTGTACTGATAACACCAGTAACATCTAAATTGTGGTATTCattatttgtaatgcaaatgtggAGGTTCAAAGTTGCTCATTGTCCCCAGCTGTTAAATGACATGCTTTACAAGTGATAATGGTATTTTTTGTAAGTGATATTGATTCATTATTGACAATAATTAATTCTTTGTAAATTCCGATCTGTAAATTATAAATCGTTGGAGACCAAAACTGCATCTCCACACACCTGCTGCTTTTTATGCTCCCTTTCACCTCGATACCTGCCCTCACTTGTAAGTGGCCCTTATGCCTGTGACATTTATAATTAAGCGTAACTCGAAACACAAGGGCAGTGTTTAGGAGGTGAACTGGGACTAGGGGCCTGAGTTGGAGGCCCTCACTCGAGCCTTCATCCACTCCTCTGCACCTGTGTTCAATGGATCAGCCTGAAACtgctaaatgaaaaacacttgCATAATACATTCAGATGAGGCACTGCACCCATAAATTATTAGCCACCATTTTATGGATAACTTCCCTTCACAATCCTGCATGTAAGATAaattctttcacacacactcgtcACAGCAGGGCTTCGTGAATGATGTTTTAATCATTCAGAGTGGAGTTTGGTTATTGTGAGAATCTCCAGGTGAACCGGAATCATTGAATGTTCTCCACAGCAATTAAATCCCAAACTCTTCTACACCTCTTCCAGTGTTATGCTCTTTATTCAATGAGAAATTATAGAAAATAACTTGAAACAACAAAAGTAGGTGATAGAACAAATAAGTAAATGACAGAAAGGTAGTTACTGACCTGTATTGTAAAGATTTGGACTATGTTAACATTCTTCTTGGTAACTTATCTCTCCTGCcttctctccccatctctctttttAACTTTCCTacaatctctcctctctcaggtgtCCATTGTCTTCAACTTTGATACTTTTGACATTTATCTGCCAGATGGCCAGGTGGTGCACTTCCCCAACCGTCTGGGTGACCAggaatacaaatacattttctttgtggGGGATGCCACAGTCAAAACCATAAGTGTGGATGTGTCTGACAAACCAACCAAGAGATAGACATCCCTTTTTTgtcccctgattggctgatctgcTCCCTGCTTCCTTCCTGCAGCTGTGCTACAACATACTACTTTGTCTGCGCCTCCCATACATCAGCGCCTTTAATCTTGTGCCtctctgcgtgtctgtgcaaACTCAAGAATCATTCCAGCtttgaatgaaataaatttCAAGCAAGAAAATCTTAATGCCTGTGTCtggatgtttattttgtttatttgggtaaaggggcgggtgtgtgtgggggggggggggggggtgtgggggggggggtgggggggtgtggggggggggggagcggtgggTGTTGGTGTCAAGTCCTTTCTACATatcttttgtgtgtatgtattttaatgGTCACAAATTCACTCTTTAATTTTTCTTGCTTTGCAGTGTTTCCTAGCCTGGTCAGTGACTTTTTAACAGGAGTACTATAGGGGGTCCATGGCCAGGCTTTGTTGTGCTCGGATCTATTGTTCTTTATAACCACACTGATCAGCTGTGTTTTGCTCTTTTGATCtactctgttttgtttttttttgcttggttcagttttgttttgctctctttcactcttgGCTGTCCTATCTGTGAGCCAAATCCAAGACTGCAGGCAATTATAAGCCAAATTTCCATTAAATTGTCAAACAAATTTTAAGCGAACTTTTGAAATAtcgcaaaaaagaaaaaaaagaaagaaaatgcgAATTCAGAGTGTTTTCATTAACTGGTTTGGAGCGAATGAACCAGGCTACGCAAAGCGTAGTTACGTCAGAAGTTGGCGGTATAGGCTACGTTACGCATGGCTGTAATAAACAGAGTAGAAGAAGAGGTTGCAAACTGATCAGTCATATGACTTAAATGTCCGCTACGTCAGAACTTATTCGAAAAAACTGTTTCCATTTCTCATTTTGCGCATTAACTCTTTTTTGAAAAACCAGCTCAACCGAGCGTAAAAAACGTTTTGCGCATTTTGCTGTTTCCATAAATAGCAAAATGCTCAAAATGGTGCATCAAAATACGTTTGTGGAAACACGGCTATAGAATGAGCCCTGAGGGCagaagaaaaagcacaaaactgAAGGACTGACACTAATCATGctagcacatacatacataagtaTGCATTTTCAGTCACATTATGTCAAAATTTCCCATTAAATTCAGTCATCATATGtcaaaaattaatgaaaattgtTTACCTTTTTCAAAGGAGGTGCTGGTGCTCAGATGATCATATCCACCTTCCAGGCTTTAGCATTTGCTAATGTGGCTATCGTGTCCTCCATGTCCAGGATTCTTCAGACTTTCTGCTCTTTTGATATAATGGCGTGATCTGGCAGGCGGTGATCTGATACATTGTAGACCGCAGGTAAGTCTTGAGTTCGGGCTCCAGGTTGGGCTGTAAATCTAGGAGGTTTTGCATATATATAGTCCAGCATTTCTGTTGAGGTAGAAAGCTTGCAGTCTGGAAAGGCTTTGACTGCAGCCCTTACCAAGCTCCAGCTCCAAGTCCTCACCATCAATTCTGCTTCTGTCTCCTTTTTTAATGTCGATCGCACtatcatgattttattttacaaagctttTATAGAAAGTATCTTCTGCTACTGACTgcatcaacatcaacaacaacattaaTTGCTCTATTCACAAGTGCCAATAACTTCCGGTTGAATCGTTCTTGGGTGGACTGTATTTCTTCCCATTCCTTAATAAAACTAGCAAGTTGTcttctgctgtctctcttctggCGGGCTCATGCATATTATTCCAtgtatataattacattacgggaatttagcagatgctcttatccagagcgacttacataacgttttacatagcatttacatttatccatttgtacagcaggatatatactgaagcaagatATGTATCTGGGATGTATGCCTGGGAATCAAGCctatgaccttcaggttacaagaccagctccttacccattatactacaccagTCTTTTCATTTCTCTAGCACCTGACTGGTGACAGCTCATATTCCAGTCTTAGTGCTGGAAACTGCAATGCTACCCCCctggtgcccccccctcctccccccccccacccaaacactaTTTCAGTCTATCCCCACACTATCTCCTTATGTTCTTCCCAGGACcacagccaattaaaatgaTAGAAAGAAGGAAGGCAGAGatgaaagaaggaaggaagtaAGAGAGTGAGATGTGTGGCAGGGGTATGGaggaagaaaataaagtttGAGAAAGGAGTAAAGGAGAAGGAAAGAATGGATAGAAGCAAGGAAAGGGGAAAGGGATCGTGACAAGCTATGTGTGACTCACACGCAACCTCTGAATCTCATGGACCACGAAGCAGGGAGACTggctttcatttgtttaaaacatttgaaaaagacACACCTTCACTGTAATGTTGAAACATTAATTCACAGCTGTGGGagcaaaaaagaacaaatgcaaATCATAATTCTTTTTTAACATTCAGTTTTGTATAAAAGTCATTTTGTATTTCAAGGTATTATGTGACAAGACAGGGAAATCGTAATTATTAAAGGCTGCAGGCTACATATTAAGATTGTACAGAACAAAGATTGCTTTATTTATGCATGAGTCTGCAGTATTGCAAAATATCTTGTGATTATGCTCGTTTGCGTGAAAATTGTGGAATATAAAAaacctctcctcttctccaccGGGAAAGGCATGGGGATGGTCTTGCCCTGCTGACCAGAATCTATGGGGAAGcaaaccaccccaccccccgggaAAATCAACAATCAAACCCCTGTTATTGCCATGCTTTGTCTGTTGAGCTAAGCCATTTCTGAATTGTTATACACTGACCACATCACATGACCAGCTGTAGGCAGAAAAGAGCTGGTGGTCCATTTAAGACAGGTTTAAATTGCTTGACAATGCATCGCTATGGCTGTGCCATTTAAACTGAGCCACCTTCTCTCAAagaaacatcaaataaaatacaatgacaAGTACCTACATTTATCAAGTCAGACTCTCTCATCACCGGTTCATATTCAacagataaacaaaataatgtaatattgtaataaGTTCTAACAGTGCTGTTTGTCCCCTCCCTGACTTTCCTCCATTATCGCATATTGATAAAACgtaatggtttcagatctttaggcaaaagtaatattacagacatttaaaaagattaaacaaaggaaacctgagtaaacacaaaacagtactattatttattcaatgaaaaaagttttcaaacaccCATAACACCTATGAGAAAAAATAACTGCCCCTTAgctactcaatcaaccaattaaccaaattaaatTGATAATTGGCTTCACTGCAGCCAGCCCAGCTGAATCCAAACCTCACTTATATCGAACCGTatcatcagagtgaagtagtgtAGGAATTTGGCCCTTTGTAAAGTACAACTTCAAGTTCAAGTCAATAACAATTTattaacaaagcaaaaatagtCTTTAATACAGTATGCAGCATACCAGGTGAAAGCAAGGCAGTTCAATCACACCATAGTGATGTGTGGGTACAAGCTTTTATGTCACACGCCTGAAatagaacactgaaataaaatgcaggttCCTGTCCCGGATTGGGTGACAGGCAAACAAATGGACACTGTTACATATGTATGTGGTGTGGAAGGAAACCAAATGGTCATTGTCACCGAGACCTCCTGTCTCAAACCCATTGATTACTCTGGCCTCGCCCTGGTTGTGCCGTCATCACAAGGCTTTGATCCTAACCCCCTCTTGATAATTGAATTAGGTTGATTGTGTTAGGTGACCATCCAAAAACACTGAagcaggaaatgtatttttccctaCAAGTAGTCATCAACGATTTCTACAAGCACACCATGCCATAACATAACAATGGTCCAGCAGGTTTGTCTGACCAGTTTCAGCTTGTAATCATAAGCAGCCATCTCAAAATCcacaaaattaaacacaaaaggTACACCACCTACCAAGAAAAGTACTCTAAGAACCACCCTGCCAGGAGACACTACAGAATCATGACAAACACACAGTATAGATAAAGTTGATGTTTATTGAACGTAGGAACAAACATGTAACATGATTTAttaaacacaggaacacacgtGAAACATAATTTATAGGTCATAGTAACACACATGTAACAGATATCTGAGGTAGGGGAGATCTCTTAGGAATTGACCAGGAGTTTTGAATAACTGTAGGTGCCCTCAAATGTAACAATGTGCCAGAATGGCTTACTGGTGCAAATAGAGAAAGTGAGGCATAAAAATGGACTGAACCATGAATACTGCATaatcaataatacaataatattataaacagaaaatgtacaattttatgCTATTTGTGAAACATTTGTTATAAGAGGCTTTAGGACAGCACTTTTCTACCAATTATGAATGAAGACTGACACGTAACTCTGATGGAGTTTTTGTAAGGTTGGGGCTGGCGAGCAATGTCAGAAGCGGACAATAAATCAACGGGGAGTCTAAAAGCTGACTGCGAACAGCAGTCAACCACTGAGCGAGGTaggagaaaggaaaaaggggAATAAACCCTGGCAAAAGGCCAAACAAAAGGCAATCCTCCAAAACAGGATGAAAGTCTCTTGACTGAGAACCAAAAACAACACACGCCTAGGTAAGTAAGGTCTCTCAGCTCAAGCCTGAGACCAGCTGGAGATAACTCTATCCACAAATACCTTCTATGAAAAGTGACAACTCTCAAGTGCCCCGGTTGCTACGTGTTTAGCTCCCGTACCAGATAGCCATCGAGTAAGTCGCATCTAGCGCTCGAAATACCCAGGGCGTTACCGGCTGCTTGTAAAATGCAAGAGCACCGAGCAGAGGGAGTGAGGTCCCTATAAAGGGTAGACTCCAGGTGGCCCGAATCAGCAATTAGCAGGGAATGAGAAAGCGAGGGGCAGCACCACCGCAAGCACAGGCACATTACAGTTTTGCTCCGAAACATGTCAATCTTAACTTTTTCCCCTTGatgtaataatagtaattcaaCGAAATAGCCAAATAATCATTGTTCCCTTGATGTAGTAGTAGTCATTCCCAGATATTCAAATGTGAATTTGGTTTTTCATTTGGTTCTGTCTCAGGTAATAGAAATGCAATTTCTTTAGGCCTATTATCTGTCAATTTCATTGGTTAGATCTCGGCAAGGCTTATCTCACTGGCACATAAAAACGTGAGTCACACCTTACAGTTTACTCCACATTACAACCAGAGTCATACAGCTGTGAGGAATCAGCAACTGAACTGCCAAGATGTCTGTAAGTATAGAGGATTTTCATCTAAAACATACACAACAAAGAAACAGAATGCTGTTTATGATACACATGGAGTAATTAATTTGATAAATTCAGCTAAATCAAATCATTGAAATACTCTTAACGCAACACAATAAAAGATGTCAAGAAATAGTTAAGAGAAAGGCAGAGTAACTGGTATGGATCACAAAGCAAACAATGTCTCAGTGTGATGCCATCTCCAGCTCTGCTTGTGTTGTAGATGGGGCACAATCTTTGGACAGTAATGTTGCACTGTTGAGAAGATGGTttaagttttcattttattataaaagtTTTGACTTTCTAGTATAACTCCCAAGACAAGTAAAAAAATCTAGTTTATGGAGTGTAGATACATTTTCATGCTTTCATGTTGCAGATAATCACTAGAGAAATGCATGCATCAGTGTACGAGAAGGCCTTCAGGATGCGTTGAGCATAAATGTCCCTGATTGCTTCTGTTCTGTTGTAAACAGTACATGGAGGTGAAAAACATAAACTTCAGTACAGGAATGGAACTGAAGGTCAAAGGCGTCGTCAAACCCAATCCGGTTCGGTGAGTCATTACTGCCTCTGTCTCTATGGAGCCTGTTATTCACCTGGCAAATCACTTGCTGGCTGCATTTATGATCATCCatcttaatttaaaatatcaatGAACACCATTCTCTCTATTCGAGGTctgcattctgattggttgcCATCCCTTGCGCtactctgtttctttttcagtttctctaTCAATGTGGGGCTCACCGAAGATAAAATTGCACTGCACTTTGACCCACGTTTCAACTATCATGGGGACATCCGTACCATCATCTTGGACACCAAGAAAGATGGATCCTGGCAAGAacagcagaaagaaaaagacttcccatttgaggcagagcaggagtTTGAGGTGAGGCCTGGGAAAGTAAATTATAGAACAAGTAGGCAGATGCCAGAAAGGTAGATATGATCTGTAAACAAAGTGTTCTTCTTTTTAGGAAGCCTTTTTATAACACTTTGgccagggactacagatgaaaatgagccttttggcttatttatttgtagatttattgcattgtttttcaCTGCAGTCATAGTGTGTTCTTTGTAAGTTGGACTGCTAACATTCTTCTTCTCCTGCCTTCTCcccccatttttctttttttaactttctacCTATCTTTCTATCTCCAAGGTGACCATTGTTTTCAACCTTGACACTTTTGACATTTATCTGTCAAGTGGCAAAATGGTGCAGTTCCCCAACCGTCTGGGTCTCAACAAATACAAGCACATTTTCTTTGTGGGAGATGCTACGATCCAAGAAATAATTGTGAAGCCATCTGGAAAAGCTACCAAGAAATAGtgtggctgctgattggctgcttggcTTCCTCCTTCCTGCCTACTGCTTCACTGCAACTACACCACCCGACCATCAGGGAATTTAGTCTTCTGCCTCTGCATTTCTCTGATGTCTATGAAAACTCACTGAGTATGGAAATAATCCCAGCTTTACAATAAATTTCTAGCAAGAAAATCTTGATGCCTGTGAGTGTATAGTCATTTGGGATGAGGGTTGGTGTCTGTGTTGGgtggtaggggggggggggggagggagggagggaggggggaggattgTATCAAGTCCTTTCTACACTGAAcaacaatataaatgcaacacttatcattttgaatattttattgaggtaataaacgtaaatcagtcaactgaaatagattcattaagcacttatctattgatttcatgtgattggcgatacagatatgcatttgttagtcacagattccccccaaattattttaataataaacacaagatACTTGTGCCCTAATGATAAGAATAATCGCTCAATGAAGAAACCCAATCCCATTGCCAAAAGAAAGTCAAACATGCCTATGCATATTTATACTATGGGACTACACACTACGAATGTATTACATGGCCCATAGCGGCCCCCAAACAGCATTGCCAACTTCAACAGACCCGTGCTCCATTGATGCGAGTTCCAGGTATTGACAATGCCGATGCTACATACCCTACCACATGGCCCCTAATGGTCACCACAACCCAACATGTAGATAGATAGGCAGTGCGAGTGCAACGGATTATTGTAAATATTCCACTTGCCTTTGTATTGGCTGTTTGTATGTTTCTCTCAGCCTATGCTGCACGCTGCTGATTGGGTTGGGCGTTTGCTGACTAGGGACGGAAGTGACGTTGTGTTCGTCCCAGTCGGTGAGCGTGTGTTCAGTGGTAGGTCACCGTGAAAAATTTGTCCAGTAGATATTGTAAATATAAcactttaaaatatgtatgGTTCAATTTAAATGATATGGTGTCAAACATAAAGTTAAAGTAGACATCTCTCCTGAATGTGATGACTCTTAAAGTTAATATTTTCGGAGCTATTTGTATTTGAGTGTTTGAGCTAATGCCGATGTACTAGTTGTTAGCTAGTGCACAGTTTCACATGGGAATGTGTGTTTCGAACAGCGTGTTGCAGAGAGATGAACATGCAGACGGGCTATTGATAAGATGTTTCTTGTAACAGGTACCGTATCTCTCCTTGTTAAGTGTCatgtattt
Protein-coding sequences here:
- the LOC118221338 gene encoding galactose-binding lectin l-1-like codes for the protein MDLVEVKNLIFKPGMELKVNGVFDDNPERNSINVGHTYEDIALHVDIRFNSGNDKRQLITNSKASGKWQEELKDPRFPFTAGKAFQVSIVFNFDTFDIYLPDGQVVHFPNRLGDQEYKYIFFVGDATVKTISVDVSDKPTKR
- the LOC118217109 gene encoding galactose-binding lectin l-1-like; protein product: MSYMEVKNINFSTGMELKVKGVVKPNPVRFSINVGLTEDKIALHFDPRFNYHGDIRTIILDTKKDGSWQEQQKEKDFPFEAEQEFEVTIVFNLDTFDIYLSSGKMVQFPNRLGLNKYKHIFFVGDATIQEIIVKPSGKATKK